The genome window AGCCTCCTGGGAGGAACTCCCACCTCGTCCTTCATAGGGGATGTGGGTCTCACCTGACACCGAACCTTCGTGGCTGGATGCGTTCATATCGGTTTCCTCTGGGTTTTCTTGGAGAGTGGTTGTGTGTAATCTGCCGTTGTGGCTGGTCCCGAATGCTCAGTGGGAAGATGTCTTAGTGACTAAGATGTTCTGAGGGTAAGAGGACGGGTGCGTCATGTCAAGCGTTCAGGGCGCGCGATCGGCCATGTTCGAGGCCGTGCGCCGGGAGCTGAGGGACTTCAGCGACCAGGACATCCTTTTCAGTCAGGCGATCGCGGACCGGCTGGGCGTCACGCTGACGGACCTGAAGTGCCTGAGCATCCTGGAGCGCACCGGAGCGGTGACGGCGGGGCGGCTGGCCGAGCTCACGGGGCTGACGTCCGGCGCCATCACCGGGCTCATCGACCGGCTGGAGAAGGGCGGGTGGGTGCGGCGGGTGCGAGATCCGAAGGATCGGCGGCACGTCATCATCGAGGCGGTGCCCGACAAGGGTGATGCCTTCGATGCGGCGTTCGGCACCTCGCGCGGTGCGCTGGACGAGCTCATCTCCAGCTACACCCCCGAGCAGCTGGAGTGCATCCTGGACTTCCTCCACCGGGGCGCGGAGATGCTGCGCGAGGAGACGGCGAGGATGCGGGCCGAGGCCGGGGCTCGGAGTGCGAGCACGCCCGGTGAGGTCTCGCTCCCGCTGCGCGGATTGACGAGCGCGCGCCTGAGGTTCGTCTCGGGCGCCTCGCAGGTCACGCTCCGGGCCAGCGCGGAGCTGACGGAGCTGATGGTGGCCCGCTTCGAGGGACGGCCGCCGGTCGTGCGGGAGGAGGCGGGCACCGTCTCCATCCAGTATCAGCGCTTCTCGCTGCTGGACTGGCGCAAGCTGGGTGCGGACATCGCGCTCAATGCCTCCATCCCCTGGAGGATCGAGCTGAAGGGCGGTGCATCGAAGCTGGATGCGAGACTGGAGGAGCTGCGGCTGGAGTCGCTCGAGCTGTCCTCGGGCGCCAGTCAGCTCACGCTGGCGCTACCGCCGCCCTCGGGGACCGTCCCCATTCGCATCGTGGGAGGCGCCAGCGACGTCACCTTCACCCTCCCTGCGAGGACCGCCGCGCGCATGCAGGTGAAGGGCGGCGCCAGCGCGCTGGCCTTCAACGAGCAGTACCTGGGAGCCGCCGGTGGACAGACGAGCCTGGAGACCTCGGACTACAGGAGCGTGGCGGACCGGTACGACTTCGAGGTGATGGGCGGCGCCAGCAACCTGTCCATCAAGAGCCGCTGAGCGAGCCGAGCGCCTCCACCACCTGGGGCCACTCGCGGGCCAGCGGGTTGATGACCTCGAAGTGGCCGGCGCCCGGCAGCGGGATGAGCCGGACGTCATCTCCGAGCGCCCTGGCCCGCGCGTGGTAGTCGGTGCTGAGGGAGACCGGGACGGTGTCGTCCTCGGTGCCGTGGATGAGCACCTGCCTCACGCCGATGGGCGCCAGGGCCGACGGAGAGGCCAGGCGGTAGCGCTCGGGGACCTGGGCGGGCGTGCCTCCGAGGAACTCCGTCACGATGTCATCGCTGAGCCGCAGCTCGTGAGCGCGCACCAGGTCCACCACGCCGGCGAGCACCACCACCCCGCGAGGGATGAACGGGTCCGCGCTGGAGAGGGGTGAACCGGAAGGCTGGCGCCTTCGCCCGGCCAGCCAGAGGGCCAGGTGGCCGCCCGCGGAGTGCCCCATGGCCACCACGCGAGACAGGTCCAGGGGTTGGCTCTTTCCGAGCGTGCGCAGGAAGTCCATGCCGCGCGCGACATCCTCGAAGGTGCCCGGCCAGCCTCCGCCCTCGTGGCCTACGCGGCGGTACTCCAGGCTCCACGTGGCGTAGCCGCGCCGCGCGAGGTCCGCGCACAGGTGGCCCGCGTGCTCGAGGTTGTACCGGGCGCGCCAGAAGCCCCCGTGCACCATGACGACGACGGGGTGGGGGCCCGGGCCCGGAGGCAGGCGCAGATCACCGAACTGAAAGGTGAGCTCCCCGTACGGGAGGCGGGCATCCGCGGGCGGGGAGGGCGTCTCGAGCATCCAGAGCGGGTTCATGGAGCGCCCTCAGCTGGTGGCTCCCTCGAGCCCCGAGAGCCTGCGGTCCTTGACCTTCAGCCAGGCCTGCTGCCGGAAGAGGTACGTGGACTGGACGCGGCGCCAGGTCCACACGTCCTCCAGGGTCCACCACTTCGCGGGCGGCTGGATGCCCTTGTCTCGCAGCATGCCGATGCCGCGGTAGCCCACGCCGTTCAGGCCGTAGGCGGAGTTGGACTCCAGCATGAGGACCTTGTCCGTCGCGGCGTGGTGGTCGACGATCAGGAAGGTGTGGCCGGAGCGCCACTGGTTGCGCCAGCCCTGGATGATCGTCCACGGGTGCGGAGGCACGTCCGGAGACGGGGTGTGGAGCCCCATCCCGCTCTCGATGGCGGCCGTCACCGGCGAGAAGTAGTCCTCCGTGGAGACGATCATCATCTGCCGGTGGCGGCTGGCGTTCCACTCGAACGCCGCGCCGTGCTCGTCGGCGAAGGCCTTCACGATCAGCGCCTCGACGAAGGTGCAGCAGTTGTTCACCTTCGGGGGCGCCAGCGGCAGGCGGATGCCCGGCAGCTCCCAGGGGTAGCGACCCTGGTCGGGATCATAGTGGTAGTCGAAGAAGGCCTCGAGCAGGCCCGTCAGTCGGCTCTCGGGGATGGCGAGCGGGTCGTCATCGAAGGGGAGCCGCGGGGTGGGCGGGGGCGTCTCCTCGTCGACGAGCTCCGCGTACTTCTGGGTGCGCCAGCGCACGCAGATCCACGTGTCCATGGCGCCCAGGGTGGGCACCTCGAGCCTCGCGTAGTCCGTGTCCGAATTGGGGTAGTTCCGCTTCTCCTCGAGCACGAAGTAGTCACCGGCCTCGACATAGCCCTCGAACTGGGAGCTGGTGCTGGGGAGGATGAAGCCACGCAGGCGGATGGGGAGCCGAGCGACGCGATAGGTTTCAGCCATGGAGCCCTCCGGGGCGGACGGACCCCGCAGCATGGCACGTCACCCGGACGCTGACATGCTTCCGGAGCGCCCCCTCCAGGGCCGCAGGACTGCTCAGAAGCGGGAGATGGCGAAGAAGGCCTTGATCTTGTCGCCTGTCTCGCGAAGCCGCCCGGAGAGCGTGCGGACGAACGTCCAGAGCAGCACGTAGGCCAGCTCCTTGTCCGTGAACATCAGCTGGTCCAGCTTCGTGCGCTCGATGGCCCACAGGGTACACGGGGTGTGCGCGATGGCATCCGCCGAGCGTGGGTGGTCGTCGATGACGGCCATCTCCCCGAAATACTGGCCCTTTTCGAGGATCGCGAGCGCCTCCTCGCCGATTCCCGGCACGTTCTTGGAGATGCGCACCCGCCCCTCGGCGATGACATACATCTCCTGACCTCCGTCTCCCTCCCGGAAGATGAAGGCCCCTCCCTCGAACTGCTTCGGCTGGGCGATGGAGGCCACCTTGGCGAGCTGGCCCTGGGTCAGGCCCTCGAAGAGCGCAACCTTTTTGAGGAAGGAAGCATCCATGCAATGAGCTTCGTACCACGCGCCCGAGGCGCTCTGGTACTTTCCGGCCCCCTTCCGACAGGAGTACCGCCGTGGCGGACGAGAAGATCAACAAGGTGACCATCATCGGCTCTGGGCCCGCGGGCTACACCGCGGCCATCTATGCGGCCCGTGCCAACCTGGAGCCCGTGATGTTCGCGGGCGGCCCCACGCTCGAGGACCCTCAGCGCGTGCCGGGCGGCCAGCTCATGATCACCACTGATGTCGAGAACTACCCGGGTTTCCCCGAGGGCATCACCGGCCCGGAGATGATGGAGCGCTTCCAGAAGCAGGCCGAGCGCTTCGGCACCCGCATCCACATGGAGAACGTCGTCAAGGTGGACCTCTCCTCGCGCCCCTTCCTCATCCAGGGCGAGAGCGTGAGCTACCGCTCGGAGACGGTCATCATCGCCACGGGCGCCAGCGCCAAGTGGCTGGGCGTCAAGGGCGAGGACACCTTCAAGAACCGGGGCGTGTCCGCGTGCGCCACCTGTGACGGGGCCTTCTTCAAGAAGCAGAACGTGCTGGTGGTGGGCGGCGGCGACACCGCCATGGAGGAGGCCACCTACTTGGCGAAGATCGTCGGCCACGTCACCCTGCTGCACCGCCGGGACACCTTCCGCGCCTCGAAGATCATGCAGGAGCGCGTGCTGAAGAACCCGAAGATCTCCGTCATGTGGAACAGCGTGGTGGACGAGGTGGTGGGCAACGAGAAGGGGATGACGGGCGCGGTGGTGCGCAACGTGAAGACGAACGACACCCAGCTGCTCAACGCCACGGGCCTGTTCGTCGCCATCGGGCACGTGCCCAACACCCAGCTCTTCCAGGGCGTGCTGGAGACGCACCAGAGCGGCTACCTGAAGACGGAGCCGGGCACCACCCGCACCAACGTGGCGGGCGTGTTCGCCTGCGGCGACGTGCAGGACAGCTACTACCGGCAGGCCATCACCGCGGCGGGCACCGGCTGCATGGCGGCCATCGAGGCCGAGCGGTGGCTCATCGAGCAGGGCCAGTGAGCGCGGGCGCCCTCCCTTCCAGAAGAGAGACATGAGCCAGAAGCGGCTGAGTCCCAGGACCGTGGCGGTGCACGCGGGCAGCCGGCTGGAGGGCAGCACCTCCCAGCCGCTCGTGCCCGCCATCCACATGTCGACCGTGGGCTGGTTCGACAGCAGCGAGGAGCTGGACGGAGCGCTGGACGGCAAGGACTACGTCTACTCGCGCATCAGCGCCCAGAACACCACGCTGCTGGAGGAGTCCGTCGCGGCGCTCGAGGGCGCGGAGGCGTGCGTCTCCTACGCCAGCGGCATGGCGGCGCTCCGGGCCGTCCTCGAGGCGCAGAACCTGAAGCCGGGGGACTCCATCGTCATGCCCGCGGACGGGTATGGGGTGTCTCGCCTGCTGTTCAAGACGCTCTGCGCGCGCACCGGCGTGGAGCTGCACCCGGTGGTGCTCAGTGAGCCCACGGCGCCCGAGCGCATCCTCGAGCTGCGGCCGAAGTTCGTGCTCGCCGAGAGCATCACCAACCCGCTGCTCTCCGTGCCGGACCTCCGCGCGCTGGCGAAGGCCTGCAGGCAGGTGGGCGCGGCGCTCGCGGTGGATGCCACCTTCCCGTCGCCGTACGGGCAGCGCGCTCTCTCGCTCGGGGCGGACTACGCGGTCCAGTCGGCGACGAAGTGGATCAACGGGCACAGCGACGCGCTGGCCGGCACGGTGAGCGGCTCTCACGAGCGGCTGGCTCCGCTGCGCTCCATGCGGCTGATGGCCGGAGACGTGCTCGGCCCCTTCGAGGCGTGGCTCACCCAGCGGGGCCTGCGCACCCTGCACGTGCGGATGAAGGCCCACTTCGAGAACGCCGCCCAGGTAGCCCGGCGGCTCGCGGAGTCTCCGCTGCTGGAGCGCGTCCTCTATCCAGGGCTGCCCTCGCATCCGCAGCATGCCATCGCCCGCGAGGTGCTGGAGGGGGGCTTCGGTCCCATGGTGGCCTTCGAGATCAAGGGCGCGGGCCGGCCGGAGGGCTACCGCTTCCTGGAGGCGCTGAAGGTGGCTCGGCCGGGGCCGTCGCTCGGGGACGTGTGCACGCTGGTGATGCACGCGGCCAGCGCCAGCGCCCGCCGGATGACGCCCGAGGAGCGCGCCGCGGCGGGCATCCGTGAGAGTCTCATCCGTGTCTCCGTGGGCCTGGAGGATCCCGACGACATCGTCGAGGACCTGCTCTCGGCCGTGGCGCAGGGGGTGAAGCGGTGAAGATGGTGGACGTCGGAGGCAAGCGGAAGACGGAGCGCGTGGCGGTGGCCACCGCGCGGCTGCACATGCTCCCCGCGACGCTCGAGCGTATCCAGCAGGGCAAGGTGGAGAAGGGCGACGTGCTCGCCGCGGCCCGGCTCGCTGGGATCATGGCCGCCAAGCGCACCCCGGACGTGGTGCCGCTCTGCCACCCCATCGCGCTGTCCGGCGTGGAGGTGACGCTGGCTCCCTTCGAGGCCGGGCTGGAGGTCCGCGCCGAGGTGCGCACCGTGGACCGCACCGGCGTGGAGATGGAGGCCCTCACCGCGGCGTGCGCGGCGGCCCTCACCGTCTATGACATGTGCAAGAGCGTGGACCGGGGCATGGTCATCGAGCAGGTTCAGCTCGAGCACAAGTCCGGTGGCCGCTCCGGCACCTGGAACCGCCAGGGCTCCAAGGGGGCCAAGGGCTCCAAGCGCTCCAAGCGCTGAGCGCGGCTACTCCTCCCACTGCACGCGGAAGCTGGCGCTGCCGCCCGAGCACGAGAGCAGCTCCACCCGGCCGCCCTGCGCTCCCGTCATGGAGAGGCACGCCTCCAGGATGCCCTGGTAGTAGGTGGGCTGGCCCATCACCTCGTTGATCCACACCTCGACGCACGTCGGGGAGCGCTCGGTGACGCGCGCCTCCACGTAGTTGTCCGCGCTCTGCAGGGTGTGCTCCAGCCGGCGCAGCGCGCGCAGCGGCCCGAGCAGCCGGGCCACTCCCACCGTGGCCTTGCCGATCACCGTCCGCGCCATGCCCTCCACCATCGCGCGGCCGATCTCCTGCCAGGCCTGGGGCCGGGTCAGGTGCGGGTAGAGGTCCGTGGCGACGATCTCCAGGCAGTGCTTCCACGTCTCGAACGGGTAGGCCGGCAGGAGCTTCTTCGAGAGATCCAGCCCGGCCCGGCGCAGGCTCGACTCCGCCGTCACCGACAGCCGTCCGCGCAGGGCCACCAGGAAGAGCCCCTCGACGGTGTGATCGAAGACGACCCGGCGCCGCTCCGCTCGAAGGGGCAGGGTCCCGCTCATGGAGTGTGTCTCGGCGAGACCGGTCATGACGCTTGGCTCCGGGGGGGTTCCTGAGACTCAACCTAAGGATGGGGCTCCCGCCTGCCGACCCCTGGATCAGCGAGCTGGCCGCGCACTGCTCGCTTCCCGACATCTGGCGGAGCTGTCCAGTGGTGGGCAGTGCAAGGCCCCGGAGGTGTCCACCTCACACGGCCCGGGGCCGCGCGGGCTCCCGCCCATCCACGTCAGACTTCGTTGAGGTGCTCGAGAATCTCTCCCGCCCGACGGGATTCGCCTGGGAGTATGGCGATGTCATCCAGGCTGATGATGCCTACCACCCTGCGCCAGGAGTCGAGCACCACGAGGCGCCGCACGGCCTTCTCCTCCATCAGCCGCTCGGCCTCCGCGACGGGGGCGTCCTCGCGGCAGGTGACGACGCTGCTCGTCATCGCCTCCTGCACGGGGGTCACCGTGGGGTCCTTGCCCAGCGCGGTGGCGCGCACGGTGATGTCACGGTCCGTGATCATCCCCACGAGCTGGCCCCCATCGATGACCGGGAGGGCGCCGATGCCGTAGCTGCGCATGCGCCCCGCCGCGGCCTGCAGGGTTGCCCCAGGCTCGATGGTCTCGACACTCCGGTTCATCAAATCGCTGATCAGCATGGCTTCCTCCGCGGGTCTTGCGCGCCCGCCCGTGCGTCCCGTGATTGAGCAAGCCTCATGCCGGAGCGGGAGCCGCGGCGGCCTGGAGCCAGTCGAAGTCTGGCAGGCGGTGGCGGAGGAACTCCCGGAGGCGCGCGATCAGGTCGGCCTCCACCTGGCGGGCTCGCTCGCGGCTGACGCCGAAGTGCTGACCGACGGCCTCCAGCGAGAGCGGGGCCTCGGACAGCAGCCGGTGCTCGAGGATGAAGCGTCCGCGCGGGTCCTCGAGCTGCCGGGTGAAGCTGGCGAGCTCGGTGCGCAGCAGCTGGGTGAGCTCGCTCTTCGCGAGCTGGTCGTCCACCGCCGGGGCGCCCGAGGGCAGCGCGTGGACTCGGGAGGACATCGTGCCTCCGGAGGGGAGGGCCGGTGCGTCGAGCCGGAGATCATCCTGCCGCAGCCGCTGATCCATCTCGATGACGTCCTGCTCGGGGACCTGGAGTCGCTCGGCCAGCAGGCGAGGCGAAGGCTCGACGCCCGAGGCGAGCAGGCGCTGCTGCTCTCCGCGCAGCCGGAAGAAGAGCTTTCGCTGCACGTCCGTGGTGCCGACCTTCACGAGTTTCCAGTTCTCCATGATGAAGCGCAGCAGGTAGGCGCGGATCCACCAGGCGGCATAGGCGCTGAGCGTCACGCCCCGCTCGGGATCGAACCGCTCCACGGCCTGCACGAGGCCCAGGTTGCCCTCCTGGATGAGATCCATCAGGGCCAGGGGG of Hyalangium gracile contains these proteins:
- a CDS encoding MarR family winged helix-turn-helix transcriptional regulator produces the protein MSSVQGARSAMFEAVRRELRDFSDQDILFSQAIADRLGVTLTDLKCLSILERTGAVTAGRLAELTGLTSGAITGLIDRLEKGGWVRRVRDPKDRRHVIIEAVPDKGDAFDAAFGTSRGALDELISSYTPEQLECILDFLHRGAEMLREETARMRAEAGARSASTPGEVSLPLRGLTSARLRFVSGASQVTLRASAELTELMVARFEGRPPVVREEAGTVSIQYQRFSLLDWRKLGADIALNASIPWRIELKGGASKLDARLEELRLESLELSSGASQLTLALPPPSGTVPIRIVGGASDVTFTLPARTAARMQVKGGASALAFNEQYLGAAGGQTSLETSDYRSVADRYDFEVMGGASNLSIKSR
- a CDS encoding alpha/beta hydrolase family protein, whose protein sequence is MNPLWMLETPSPPADARLPYGELTFQFGDLRLPPGPGPHPVVVMVHGGFWRARYNLEHAGHLCADLARRGYATWSLEYRRVGHEGGGWPGTFEDVARGMDFLRTLGKSQPLDLSRVVAMGHSAGGHLALWLAGRRRQPSGSPLSSADPFIPRGVVVLAGVVDLVRAHELRLSDDIVTEFLGGTPAQVPERYRLASPSALAPIGVRQVLIHGTEDDTVPVSLSTDYHARARALGDDVRLIPLPGAGHFEVINPLAREWPQVVEALGSLSGS
- a CDS encoding cyclic nucleotide-binding domain-containing protein is translated as MDASFLKKVALFEGLTQGQLAKVASIAQPKQFEGGAFIFREGDGGQEMYVIAEGRVRISKNVPGIGEEALAILEKGQYFGEMAVIDDHPRSADAIAHTPCTLWAIERTKLDQLMFTDKELAYVLLWTFVRTLSGRLRETGDKIKAFFAISRF
- the trxB gene encoding thioredoxin-disulfide reductase; this translates as MADEKINKVTIIGSGPAGYTAAIYAARANLEPVMFAGGPTLEDPQRVPGGQLMITTDVENYPGFPEGITGPEMMERFQKQAERFGTRIHMENVVKVDLSSRPFLIQGESVSYRSETVIIATGASAKWLGVKGEDTFKNRGVSACATCDGAFFKKQNVLVVGGGDTAMEEATYLAKIVGHVTLLHRRDTFRASKIMQERVLKNPKISVMWNSVVDEVVGNEKGMTGAVVRNVKTNDTQLLNATGLFVAIGHVPNTQLFQGVLETHQSGYLKTEPGTTRTNVAGVFACGDVQDSYYRQAITAAGTGCMAAIEAERWLIEQGQ
- a CDS encoding trans-sulfuration enzyme family protein, with the translated sequence MSQKRLSPRTVAVHAGSRLEGSTSQPLVPAIHMSTVGWFDSSEELDGALDGKDYVYSRISAQNTTLLEESVAALEGAEACVSYASGMAALRAVLEAQNLKPGDSIVMPADGYGVSRLLFKTLCARTGVELHPVVLSEPTAPERILELRPKFVLAESITNPLLSVPDLRALAKACRQVGAALAVDATFPSPYGQRALSLGADYAVQSATKWINGHSDALAGTVSGSHERLAPLRSMRLMAGDVLGPFEAWLTQRGLRTLHVRMKAHFENAAQVARRLAESPLLERVLYPGLPSHPQHAIAREVLEGGFGPMVAFEIKGAGRPEGYRFLEALKVARPGPSLGDVCTLVMHAASASARRMTPEERAAAGIRESLIRVSVGLEDPDDIVEDLLSAVAQGVKR
- the moaC gene encoding cyclic pyranopterin monophosphate synthase MoaC: MKMVDVGGKRKTERVAVATARLHMLPATLERIQQGKVEKGDVLAAARLAGIMAAKRTPDVVPLCHPIALSGVEVTLAPFEAGLEVRAEVRTVDRTGVEMEALTAACAAALTVYDMCKSVDRGMVIEQVQLEHKSGGRSGTWNRQGSKGAKGSKRSKR
- a CDS encoding DUF2378 family protein, with the translated sequence MSGTLPLRAERRRVVFDHTVEGLFLVALRGRLSVTAESSLRRAGLDLSKKLLPAYPFETWKHCLEIVATDLYPHLTRPQAWQEIGRAMVEGMARTVIGKATVGVARLLGPLRALRRLEHTLQSADNYVEARVTERSPTCVEVWINEVMGQPTYYQGILEACLSMTGAQGGRVELLSCSGGSASFRVQWEE
- a CDS encoding CBS domain-containing protein — its product is MLISDLMNRSVETIEPGATLQAAAGRMRSYGIGALPVIDGGQLVGMITDRDITVRATALGKDPTVTPVQEAMTSSVVTCREDAPVAEAERLMEEKAVRRLVVLDSWRRVVGIISLDDIAILPGESRRAGEILEHLNEV
- a CDS encoding sigma-70 family RNA polymerase sigma factor, whose amino-acid sequence is MDSAQTELLASYLAEVRRQPFLTRDEEVTLARRARRDGDRAARVRLVGSHLRLVVKLAREHLRPPLALMDLIQEGNLGLVQAVERFDPERGVTLSAYAAWWIRAYLLRFIMENWKLVKVGTTDVQRKLFFRLRGEQQRLLASGVEPSPRLLAERLQVPEQDVIEMDQRLRQDDLRLDAPALPSGGTMSSRVHALPSGAPAVDDQLAKSELTQLLRTELASFTRQLEDPRGRFILEHRLLSEAPLSLEAVGQHFGVSRERARQVEADLIARLREFLRHRLPDFDWLQAAAAPAPA